In Carya illinoinensis cultivar Pawnee chromosome 9, C.illinoinensisPawnee_v1, whole genome shotgun sequence, the following are encoded in one genomic region:
- the LOC122276383 gene encoding protein PTST homolog 3, chloroplastic isoform X2 encodes MATLFHFPCFLSLYYRNLLLAPQQQQQLQQQHKLNWATHEPPPRKKFIFCACSTKKSTRGSRKVKSNAELCNDIREFVTALGLPEDHVPSMKELSQHGRKDLANIVRRRGYKLIRELVSNSTKSDSDGPNPKKSLDRNQDEIGDHEHILTGQDKNVNNAVSSSTDVSIVRNYSDGLSSDSDFNSDDFRGLTVESSANSLFEGKVSYKLRGHNKKVNDEAEDVSMSNEVSAKESSPSINQHLNSDDHSRMPIGSSVNSILEEKPSSNLQVQDEKVNDMVGESSAVLSMEARPSHSLVDQHKKTKNANSGDDSCMPKETSANSSFEDKVARFIQNGELDMIDDISYGESGNEERKKFVQPQNFSVPPGEEHSEHMRNGGNAAVTLNDQILTSKHVAPDVIVGTQSLRDDLLSSEELMTAELDRDLDTQSGIREKQAQINQLRFMLKELELSRLKERVKKEKHALSDLQTKAETEISKAQKLISEKDAELQATEESLSGLKEVQIQFHGDGEIVEVSGSFNGWHHHIKLDPQPPCSTMGPVTSRQSRLWATALWLYPGIYEIKFIVDGHWKIDPLRESVTMGNICNNVLRVEN; translated from the exons ATGGCGACCCTCTTTCACTTCCCGTGCTTCCTCTCGCTTTATTATCGTAACCTCTTGTTGGCCCCACAACAACAACAGCAGCTGCAGCAACAACACAAGCTAAACTGGGCCACCCATGAACCACCTCCTcgcaaaaaatttatattctgtGCTTGTTCAACTAAGAAATCCACCAG GGGGAGTAGAAAAGTGAAGAGCAATGCCGAGCTGTGCAATGACATACGGGAATTTGTTACTGCGCTCGGACTTCCAGAGGATCACGTGCCGTCGATGAAGGAGCTTTCGCAGCATGGAAG GAAGGACCTTGCAAATATTGTTAGACGGAGAGGATATAAACTGATTAGAGAGCTTGTTTCCAATTCAACAAAATCAGACAGTGATGGGCCGAATCCAAAGAAAAGCTTAGATAGGAATCAAGATGAAATCGGTGATCATGAACATATATTAACAG GCCAGGACAAGAACGTTAACAATGCAGTCTCCTCATCAACTGATGTCTCCATTGTGAGGAACTATTCTGATGGTTTAAGTAGTGATTCGGATTTCAACTCTGATGACTTTAGGGGCCTGACTGTAGAATCTTCAGCCAATTCGTTATTTGAGGGAAAGGTATCATATAAACTAAGAGGTCACAATAAGAAGGTAAACGATGAGGCTGAAGATGTTTCCATGTCAAATGAAGTATCCGCCAAAGAAAGCAGTCCAAGCATCAATCAACATCTGAACAGTGACGACCACAGCAGGATGCCTATAGGCTCTTCAGTAAATTCCATCCTGGAGGAGAAGCCTTCATCTAATCTACAAGTTCAGGATGAGAAGGTGAACGATATGGTTGGAG AATCTTCTGCCGTTTTGTCCATGGAGGCGAGACCCTCGCATAGTTTGGTAGATCAGCACAAGAAGACTAAGAATGCCAACTCTGGTGATGACAGCTGCATGCCGAAAGAAACATCAGCCAACTCATCCTTTGAGGACAAAGTGGCTAGGTTTATTCAGAATGGAGAACTGGATATGATTGATG ATATTTCCTATGGGGAAAGTGGCaatgaagaaaggaagaaatttGTCCAACCACAGAATTTTTCAGTGCCCCCTGGTGAAGAGCACTCTGAACATATGCGTAATGGAGGTAATGCTGCTGTGACATTAAATGACCAAATTTTGACGTCCAAGCATGTTGCTCCTGATGTTATAGTAGGAACTCAGTCTTTAAG ggATGATCTGTTGTCATCTGAAGAATTAATGACTGCTGAGTTGGACAGAGATTTGGACACACAG AGTGGCATAAGAGAGAAGCAAGCTCAGATTAACCAGCTCAGATTCATGCTG AAGGAGTTGGAACTGTCACGGTTGAAAGAACGGGTCAAGAAGGAAAAG CATGCCTTATCTGATTTGCAAACCAAGGCTGAAACTGAAATCAGCAAGGCCCAAAAGCTTATCTCGGAAAAGGATGCAGAATTACAAGCAACTGAAGAAAGCCTTTCAGGACTGAAAGAG GTTCAAATTCAATTCCACGGGGATGGTGAAATTGTGGAGGTGTCAGGTAGCTTCAATGGTTGGCATCATCACATTAAATTGGATCCACAGCCACCATGTAGTACCATGGGCCCTGTGACATCAAG GCAATCCAGACTTTGGGCAACAGCCCTGTGGCTTTATCCTGGGATATATGAG ATAAAATTCATTGTTGATGGCCACTGGAAGATTGATCCTTTAAGAGAGTCAGTTACAATGGGTAACATATGTAACAATGTCCTCCGAGTTGAAAACTGA
- the LOC122276383 gene encoding protein PTST homolog 3, chloroplastic isoform X1: MATLFHFPCFLSLYYRNLLLAPQQQQQLQQQHKLNWATHEPPPRKKFIFCACSTKKSTRGSRKVKSNAELCNDIREFVTALGLPEDHVPSMKELSQHGRKDLANIVRRRGYKLIRELVSNSTKSDSDGPNPKKSLDRNQDEIGDHEHILTGQDKNVNNAVSSSTDVSIVRNYSDGLSSDSDFNSDDFRGLTVESSANSLFEGKVSYKLRGHNKKVNDEAEDVSMSNEVSAKESSPSINQHLNSDDHSRMPIGSSVNSILEEKPSSNLQVQDEKVNDMVGESSAVLSMEARPSHSLVDQHKKTKNANSGDDSCMPKETSANSSFEDKVARFIQNGELDMIDDISYGESGNEERKKFVQPQNFSVPPGEEHSEHMRNGGNAAVTLNDQILTSKHVAPDVIVGTQSLRDDLLSSEELMTAELDRDLDTQSGIREKQAQINQLRFMLHQKELELSRLKERVKKEKHALSDLQTKAETEISKAQKLISEKDAELQATEESLSGLKEVQIQFHGDGEIVEVSGSFNGWHHHIKLDPQPPCSTMGPVTSRQSRLWATALWLYPGIYEIKFIVDGHWKIDPLRESVTMGNICNNVLRVEN; this comes from the exons ATGGCGACCCTCTTTCACTTCCCGTGCTTCCTCTCGCTTTATTATCGTAACCTCTTGTTGGCCCCACAACAACAACAGCAGCTGCAGCAACAACACAAGCTAAACTGGGCCACCCATGAACCACCTCCTcgcaaaaaatttatattctgtGCTTGTTCAACTAAGAAATCCACCAG GGGGAGTAGAAAAGTGAAGAGCAATGCCGAGCTGTGCAATGACATACGGGAATTTGTTACTGCGCTCGGACTTCCAGAGGATCACGTGCCGTCGATGAAGGAGCTTTCGCAGCATGGAAG GAAGGACCTTGCAAATATTGTTAGACGGAGAGGATATAAACTGATTAGAGAGCTTGTTTCCAATTCAACAAAATCAGACAGTGATGGGCCGAATCCAAAGAAAAGCTTAGATAGGAATCAAGATGAAATCGGTGATCATGAACATATATTAACAG GCCAGGACAAGAACGTTAACAATGCAGTCTCCTCATCAACTGATGTCTCCATTGTGAGGAACTATTCTGATGGTTTAAGTAGTGATTCGGATTTCAACTCTGATGACTTTAGGGGCCTGACTGTAGAATCTTCAGCCAATTCGTTATTTGAGGGAAAGGTATCATATAAACTAAGAGGTCACAATAAGAAGGTAAACGATGAGGCTGAAGATGTTTCCATGTCAAATGAAGTATCCGCCAAAGAAAGCAGTCCAAGCATCAATCAACATCTGAACAGTGACGACCACAGCAGGATGCCTATAGGCTCTTCAGTAAATTCCATCCTGGAGGAGAAGCCTTCATCTAATCTACAAGTTCAGGATGAGAAGGTGAACGATATGGTTGGAG AATCTTCTGCCGTTTTGTCCATGGAGGCGAGACCCTCGCATAGTTTGGTAGATCAGCACAAGAAGACTAAGAATGCCAACTCTGGTGATGACAGCTGCATGCCGAAAGAAACATCAGCCAACTCATCCTTTGAGGACAAAGTGGCTAGGTTTATTCAGAATGGAGAACTGGATATGATTGATG ATATTTCCTATGGGGAAAGTGGCaatgaagaaaggaagaaatttGTCCAACCACAGAATTTTTCAGTGCCCCCTGGTGAAGAGCACTCTGAACATATGCGTAATGGAGGTAATGCTGCTGTGACATTAAATGACCAAATTTTGACGTCCAAGCATGTTGCTCCTGATGTTATAGTAGGAACTCAGTCTTTAAG ggATGATCTGTTGTCATCTGAAGAATTAATGACTGCTGAGTTGGACAGAGATTTGGACACACAG AGTGGCATAAGAGAGAAGCAAGCTCAGATTAACCAGCTCAGATTCATGCTG CATCAGAAGGAGTTGGAACTGTCACGGTTGAAAGAACGGGTCAAGAAGGAAAAG CATGCCTTATCTGATTTGCAAACCAAGGCTGAAACTGAAATCAGCAAGGCCCAAAAGCTTATCTCGGAAAAGGATGCAGAATTACAAGCAACTGAAGAAAGCCTTTCAGGACTGAAAGAG GTTCAAATTCAATTCCACGGGGATGGTGAAATTGTGGAGGTGTCAGGTAGCTTCAATGGTTGGCATCATCACATTAAATTGGATCCACAGCCACCATGTAGTACCATGGGCCCTGTGACATCAAG GCAATCCAGACTTTGGGCAACAGCCCTGTGGCTTTATCCTGGGATATATGAG ATAAAATTCATTGTTGATGGCCACTGGAAGATTGATCCTTTAAGAGAGTCAGTTACAATGGGTAACATATGTAACAATGTCCTCCGAGTTGAAAACTGA